The following proteins are encoded in a genomic region of Coregonus clupeaformis isolate EN_2021a chromosome 14, ASM2061545v1, whole genome shotgun sequence:
- the riok1 gene encoding serine/threonine-protein kinase RIO1 isoform X2: protein MSMAQIVPGQFDDADESNSVANTQPAEEMLALEGQIGGVSLDTLYHDSCEYDEEEDDDDDDDDDDWDWNETGDLTKRYMANRTGMNHQANKQNPSNKSQKLSTPTDKALRKFEHKINLDKLNYADSVINKVTVMQKQRDADTFRVKDKSDRATVEQVLDPRTRMILFKMLSRGVISEINGCISTGKEANVYHATTANGESRAIKIYKTSILLFKDRDKYVSGEFRFRHGYCKGNPRKMVRTWAEKEMRNLIRLQTAGIPSPEPIMLRSHVLLMSFIGRDDIPAPLLKNASLSESKARELYLQVIQNMRVMYQEARLVHSDLSEFNMLYNDGDAYIIDVSQSVEHDHPHALEFLRKDCTNVNDFFLKRGVAAMTLRELFEFVTDPSITSSNINLYLEKAMDITSERTAEERSNQDSVNEEVFKNAYIPRTLTEVSHYERDVDAMANMKDDESSRNMQNDNILYQTVTGLKKDLSGVQTVPALLQDCDVEESSSSEDEDEEEDEDERKQESVGEDSQIDKKEKKKLAKEAQREKRKNKTPKHVKKRKERVSKMKKGK from the exons ATGTCCATGGCCCAGATTGTACCAGGACAGTTTGATGATGCGGATGAATCAAACAG TGTTGCCAATACCCAACCAGCTGAGGAGATGCTTGCATTAGAGGGCCAGATCGGTGGAGTTAGCCTGGACACACTATATCATGATTCGTGCGAatatgatgaggaggaggatgatgatgatgatgatgatgatgatgattgggaCTGGAATGAGACGGGAGACTTGACAAAACGCTACATGGCTAATAGAACAGGAATGAATCACCAG GCAAATAAACAAAATCCTAGTAACAAATCACAGAAACTGTCAACCCCCACTGACAAGGCTCTGAGGAAGTTTGAACACAAAATTAATTTAG ATAAGCTCAACTATGCTGACTCTGTGATCAACAAAGTGACCGTGATGCAGAAACAACGAGATGCTGACAC GTTTCGAGTGAAAGACAAGTCGGATCGGGCTACAGTTGAGCAG GTGTTGGACCCACGGACGCGAATGATTCTGTTTAAGATGCTCAGCAGGGGTGTCATTTCAGAGATCAATGGATGTATCAGCACAGGCAAAGAG GCAAATGTTTACCATGCGACCACTGCCAATGGTGAGAGCAGAGCCATCAAGATCTACAAGACCTCCATCTTACTGTTCAAGGACCGTGACAAATATGTTAGTGGAGAATTCAG GTTCCGCCACGGCTACTGTAAAGGAAACCCCAGGAAGATGGTGCGAACCTGGGCCGAGAAGGAGATGAGGAACCTCATCAG GTTACAGACGGCAGGCATCCCAAGTCCGGAGCCAATCATGCTGCGTAGCCACGTGCTCCTCATGAGTTTCATCGGCAGGGATGACAT ACCTGCTCCTCTTTTGAAGAACGCTTCCCTGTCCGAGTCCAAAGCGCGTGAGCTGTACCTTCAGGTGATACAGAACATGAGGGTTATGTACCAGGAGGCCCGGCTGGTCCATTCGGACCTCAGTGAGTTCAACATGCT GTACAACGACGGTGACGCCTACATCATCGACGTGTCCCAGTCTGTGGAGCACGACCACCCCCACGCTCTGGAGTTCCTGCGCAAAGACTGTACCAATGTCAATG ACTTCTTCCTGAAGCGCGGCGTCGCGGCGATGACGTTGCGCGAGCTCTTTGAGTTTGTCACCGATCCCTCCATCACCAGCAGCAACATCAACCTCTACTTGGAAAAG GCAATGGACATTACTTCTGAGAGGACGGCAGAGGAGAGGTCCAATCAGGATAGTGTGAATGAGGAG GTGTTTAAGAATGCGTACATCCCGCGGACACTTACAGAAGTGAGCCACTACGAACGTGACGTGGATGCCATGGCAAACATGAAAGACGACGAGTCCTCACGCAACATGCAGAATGACAAC ATCCTCTACCAGACAGTGACGGGCCTGAAGAAGGATCTGTCTGGAGTTCAGACG GTACCTGCCCTGCTGCAGGACTGTGATGTGGAGGAGAGCTCAAGTtcagaggatgaggatgaggaagaAGATGAAGATGAGCGCAAACAGGAGTCTGTGGGAGAAGACTCCCAGATTGACAAGAAG GAGAAGAAGAAATTGGCCAAGGAGGCCCAGAGGGAAAAGAGGAAAAACAAAACACCGAAACACGTgaagaagagaaaggagagggttTCAAAGATGAAGAAAGGCAAATAG
- the riok1 gene encoding serine/threonine-protein kinase RIO1 isoform X1, with product MSMAQIVPGQFDDADESNSSVANTQPAEEMLALEGQIGGVSLDTLYHDSCEYDEEEDDDDDDDDDDWDWNETGDLTKRYMANRTGMNHQANKQNPSNKSQKLSTPTDKALRKFEHKINLDKLNYADSVINKVTVMQKQRDADTFRVKDKSDRATVEQVLDPRTRMILFKMLSRGVISEINGCISTGKEANVYHATTANGESRAIKIYKTSILLFKDRDKYVSGEFRFRHGYCKGNPRKMVRTWAEKEMRNLIRLQTAGIPSPEPIMLRSHVLLMSFIGRDDIPAPLLKNASLSESKARELYLQVIQNMRVMYQEARLVHSDLSEFNMLYNDGDAYIIDVSQSVEHDHPHALEFLRKDCTNVNDFFLKRGVAAMTLRELFEFVTDPSITSSNINLYLEKAMDITSERTAEERSNQDSVNEEVFKNAYIPRTLTEVSHYERDVDAMANMKDDESSRNMQNDNILYQTVTGLKKDLSGVQTVPALLQDCDVEESSSSEDEDEEEDEDERKQESVGEDSQIDKKEKKKLAKEAQREKRKNKTPKHVKKRKERVSKMKKGK from the exons ATGTCCATGGCCCAGATTGTACCAGGACAGTTTGATGATGCGGATGAATCAAACAG TAGTGTTGCCAATACCCAACCAGCTGAGGAGATGCTTGCATTAGAGGGCCAGATCGGTGGAGTTAGCCTGGACACACTATATCATGATTCGTGCGAatatgatgaggaggaggatgatgatgatgatgatgatgatgatgattgggaCTGGAATGAGACGGGAGACTTGACAAAACGCTACATGGCTAATAGAACAGGAATGAATCACCAG GCAAATAAACAAAATCCTAGTAACAAATCACAGAAACTGTCAACCCCCACTGACAAGGCTCTGAGGAAGTTTGAACACAAAATTAATTTAG ATAAGCTCAACTATGCTGACTCTGTGATCAACAAAGTGACCGTGATGCAGAAACAACGAGATGCTGACAC GTTTCGAGTGAAAGACAAGTCGGATCGGGCTACAGTTGAGCAG GTGTTGGACCCACGGACGCGAATGATTCTGTTTAAGATGCTCAGCAGGGGTGTCATTTCAGAGATCAATGGATGTATCAGCACAGGCAAAGAG GCAAATGTTTACCATGCGACCACTGCCAATGGTGAGAGCAGAGCCATCAAGATCTACAAGACCTCCATCTTACTGTTCAAGGACCGTGACAAATATGTTAGTGGAGAATTCAG GTTCCGCCACGGCTACTGTAAAGGAAACCCCAGGAAGATGGTGCGAACCTGGGCCGAGAAGGAGATGAGGAACCTCATCAG GTTACAGACGGCAGGCATCCCAAGTCCGGAGCCAATCATGCTGCGTAGCCACGTGCTCCTCATGAGTTTCATCGGCAGGGATGACAT ACCTGCTCCTCTTTTGAAGAACGCTTCCCTGTCCGAGTCCAAAGCGCGTGAGCTGTACCTTCAGGTGATACAGAACATGAGGGTTATGTACCAGGAGGCCCGGCTGGTCCATTCGGACCTCAGTGAGTTCAACATGCT GTACAACGACGGTGACGCCTACATCATCGACGTGTCCCAGTCTGTGGAGCACGACCACCCCCACGCTCTGGAGTTCCTGCGCAAAGACTGTACCAATGTCAATG ACTTCTTCCTGAAGCGCGGCGTCGCGGCGATGACGTTGCGCGAGCTCTTTGAGTTTGTCACCGATCCCTCCATCACCAGCAGCAACATCAACCTCTACTTGGAAAAG GCAATGGACATTACTTCTGAGAGGACGGCAGAGGAGAGGTCCAATCAGGATAGTGTGAATGAGGAG GTGTTTAAGAATGCGTACATCCCGCGGACACTTACAGAAGTGAGCCACTACGAACGTGACGTGGATGCCATGGCAAACATGAAAGACGACGAGTCCTCACGCAACATGCAGAATGACAAC ATCCTCTACCAGACAGTGACGGGCCTGAAGAAGGATCTGTCTGGAGTTCAGACG GTACCTGCCCTGCTGCAGGACTGTGATGTGGAGGAGAGCTCAAGTtcagaggatgaggatgaggaagaAGATGAAGATGAGCGCAAACAGGAGTCTGTGGGAGAAGACTCCCAGATTGACAAGAAG GAGAAGAAGAAATTGGCCAAGGAGGCCCAGAGGGAAAAGAGGAAAAACAAAACACCGAAACACGTgaagaagagaaaggagagggttTCAAAGATGAAGAAAGGCAAATAG